Proteins encoded by one window of Drosophila melanogaster chromosome X:
- the AnxB11 gene encoding annexin B11, isoform D, translating to MKGFGTDEDALINIICRRSNEQRQEIQRQFKTHFGKDLIEDIKSETSGNFEKLLVGLLRPIVDYYCAELNDAMAGLGTDEEVLIEILCTLSNMEINTIKNQYLRLYGAHLESELKSETSGNFKRLLTSLCTAARDESGRVDPVAAKNDARELLKAGELRVGTDESMFNMILCQRNYQQLKLIFQEYEGMTGHSLEKAIKKEFSGDVMEGLIAIYRCVTNKAEYFASRLHKAMAGIGTNDTQLIRVIITRSEIDMTDIKVAFERLYGKSLKSWIKGDTSGHYKHALYALVGEQRSS from the exons ATGAAGGGCTTTGGAACAGATGAGGACGCTCTGATTAACATCATCTGTCGGCGATCCAACGAGCAGCGCCAGGAGATCCAGCGCCAGTTCAAGACGCACTTCGGCAAGGACCTCATCGAGGACATCAAGTCGGAGACGAGCGGCAACTTTGAGAAACTCCTCGTCGGCCTGCTGCGTCCCATCGTGGACTACTACTGCGCCGAGCTAAACGATGCCATGGCTGGCCTGGGCACCGACGAGGAGGTCCTCATCGAGATCCTCTGCACGCTGTCCAACATGGAGATCAATACGATCAAAAACCAGTACTTACGAT TGTACGGCGCCCATTTGGAGTCTGAACTAAAGTCGGAGACGTCGGGCAACTTTAAGCGGCTGCTTACCTCCTTGTGCACGGCGGCGCGGGATGAGAGTGGTCGCGTGGATCCCGTGGCGGCCAAGAACGATGCTAGGGAGCTACTGAAAGCCGGCGAACTGCGCGTCGGCACCGATGAGAGCATGTTCAACATGATCCTCTGCCAGAGGAACTATCAGCAATTGAAACTG ATATTCCAAGAGTACGAGGGCATGACTGGCCACTCGCTGGAGAAGGCGATCAAGAAGGAGTTCTCCGGCGATGTGATGGAGGGCCTGATTGCCATCTACAGGTGCGTCACCAACAAGGCCGAATACTTCGCTTCGCGCCTGCACAAGGCGATGGCCGGAATTGGCACCAATGACACCCAGTTGATCCGTGTGATCATCACGCGCAGCGAG ATTGATATGACGGACATTAAGGTAGCGTTCGAACGTCTGTACGGCAAGTCCCTCAAGAGCTGGATCAAG GGCGATACTTCGGGCCACTACAAGCACGCCCTTTATGCCCTGGTGGGTGAACAGCGCTCCTCTTAA
- the AnxB11 gene encoding annexin B11, isoform A — MYPFGTPTVVPAANFDAVKDAHDLRKAMKGFGTDEDALINIICRRSNEQRQEIQRQFKTHFGKDLIEDIKSETSGNFEKLLVGLLRPIVDYYCAELNDAMAGLGTDEEVLIEILCTLSNMEINTIKNQYLRLYGAHLESELKSETSGNFKRLLTSLCTAARDESGRVDPVAAKNDARELLKAGELRVGTDESMFNMILCQRNYQQLKLIFQEYEGMTGHSLEKAIKKEFSGDVMEGLIAIYRCVTNKAEYFASRLHKAMAGIGTNDTQLIRVIITRSEIDMTDIKVAFERLYGKSLKSWIKGDTSGHYKHALYALVGEQRSS; from the exons GGAACTCCCACGGTGGTGCCTGCCGCAAACTTCGATGCCGTCAAGGATGCTCACGACTTGCGCAAGGCCATGAAGGGCTTTGGAACAGATGAGGACGCTCTGATTAACATCATCTGTCGGCGATCCAACGAGCAGCGCCAGGAGATCCAGCGCCAGTTCAAGACGCACTTCGGCAAGGACCTCATCGAGGACATCAAGTCGGAGACGAGCGGCAACTTTGAGAAACTCCTCGTCGGCCTGCTGCGTCCCATCGTGGACTACTACTGCGCCGAGCTAAACGATGCCATGGCTGGCCTGGGCACCGACGAGGAGGTCCTCATCGAGATCCTCTGCACGCTGTCCAACATGGAGATCAATACGATCAAAAACCAGTACTTACGAT TGTACGGCGCCCATTTGGAGTCTGAACTAAAGTCGGAGACGTCGGGCAACTTTAAGCGGCTGCTTACCTCCTTGTGCACGGCGGCGCGGGATGAGAGTGGTCGCGTGGATCCCGTGGCGGCCAAGAACGATGCTAGGGAGCTACTGAAAGCCGGCGAACTGCGCGTCGGCACCGATGAGAGCATGTTCAACATGATCCTCTGCCAGAGGAACTATCAGCAATTGAAACTG ATATTCCAAGAGTACGAGGGCATGACTGGCCACTCGCTGGAGAAGGCGATCAAGAAGGAGTTCTCCGGCGATGTGATGGAGGGCCTGATTGCCATCTACAGGTGCGTCACCAACAAGGCCGAATACTTCGCTTCGCGCCTGCACAAGGCGATGGCCGGAATTGGCACCAATGACACCCAGTTGATCCGTGTGATCATCACGCGCAGCGAG ATTGATATGACGGACATTAAGGTAGCGTTCGAACGTCTGTACGGCAAGTCCCTCAAGAGCTGGATCAAG GGCGATACTTCGGGCCACTACAAGCACGCCCTTTATGCCCTGGTGGGTGAACAGCGCTCCTCTTAA
- the Traf-like gene encoding TNF-receptor-associated factor-like, isoform A encodes MSLTKSSSRKDLTEQNQYQNQNENQNQPKSTTIVKYEKSSCLFCNEWFDAQTFTEHLIHCGQVLEECPNGCQAFIPRIRMRSHLKECPRNQHNLSNQQRMSVSMDRLDRQSDQRLLVIEQDVGTIRSVLNEEIRQRLHLITDVGNIRKQNQVVEDWTRETEKAMDDLRRQMEEETNRKAFAIEQNQLDVQYCCDITQSLKEQVESRLDEAQKLVNQLSADVTYHQNQLNDNILKLEELIFENERLNREKFFQIEEFLQQINEDIKTKLGNSDYVTSKQATLDYEVKNVKNIVCETEERCDKLDRALHQTMQNISDLETQMAMQQRIASVQNIRGHLIWRIKDYSKKLEESKQYDTILHSAMFSNKAFGYALRLDIYLNGKGTWKGRNMIACLNVLSGEYDPLLAWPCRLQAEIIIRDQCTNVADAEDYVKTIFVRKKSDDFIQSNQYFHIPHKVITSRNYLRNDSMFIEVRVLK; translated from the exons ATGTCACTGACCAAGTCGTCGTCGAGAAAGGATCTAACCGAGCAGAATCAGTATCAGAATCAGAATGAGAATCAGAATCAGCCCAAATCGACGACCATAGTCAAGTATGAGAAGTCGTCGTGCCTCTTCTGCAACGAATGGTTCGATGCCCAGACATTCACG GAACACCTGATCCACTGCGGCCAGGTGCTGGAGGAGTGTCCCAACGGCTGTCAGGCCTTCATTCCACGCATCCGTATGCGATCCCATCTGAAGGAGTGTCCACGCAACCAGCACAATCTGAGCAATCAGCAACGCATGAGTGTCAGCATGGATCGCCTGGATAGGCAGTCGGATCAGCGTCTCCTGGTCATTGAACAGGACGTGGGCACCATTCGGTCCGTTCTCAACGAGGAGATACGACAGCGTTTGCATCTCATTACCGATGTGGGCAACATACGGAAGCAGAACCAGGTCGTCGAGGACTGGACCCGCGAAACCGAGAAGGCAATGGACGATCTGCGTCGCCAGATGGAGGAGGAAACCAATCGGAAGGCATTCGCCATCGAACAGAACCAGCTGGATGTCCAGTACTGCTGTGATATCACACAG TCCTTGAAAGAGCAAGTGGAGTCCAGGCTGGATGAGGCCCAAAAGCTGGTCAATCAGCTCTCGGCGGACGTGACCTATCACCAGAATCAGCTAAACGACAATATCCTAAAGCTGGAGGAGCTGATCTTTGAGAACGAGCGGCTCAACAGGGAGAAGTTCTTTCAGATCGAGGAGTTTCTGCAGCAGATCAATGAGGACATCAAAACAAAGCTGGGCAACAGTGACTATGTGACGTCAAAGCAGGCCACATTGGACTATGAGGTGAAGAATGTGAAGAACATTGTGTGCGAAACGGAGGAACGTTGCGATAAATTGGATCGAGCACTTCACCAGACCATGCAGAATATATCGGATTTGGAGACCCAAATGGCCATGCAGCAGCGGATTGCCAGTGTCCAGAATATAAGGG GACACTTGATTTGGCGCATCAAGGATTACTCGAAAAAACTGGAAGAGTCCAAGCAGTACGACACCATCCTCCATAGCGCCATGTTCTCCAATAAAGCCTTTGGCTATGCTCTACGG CTGGATATATACTTGAATGGCAAGGGCACCTGGAAGGGCAGGAACATGATCGCCTGCTTGAACGTTCTATCCGGAGAGTACGATCCCCTTCTGGCCTGGCCATGCCGCCTTCAGGCCGAGATCATCATCCGGGATCAGTGCACGAATGTGGCAGATGCCGAGGATTATGTGAAGACCATCTTTGTGCGCAAGAAGAGCGATGATTTTATCCAAAGCAACCAGTACTTCCATATACCACACAAGGTAATCACCAGTCGCAACTATCTTCGCAACGATTCCATGTTCATCGAGGTTCGAGTTCTAAAATAA
- the Traf-like gene encoding TNF-receptor-associated factor-like, isoform C: protein MVRCPDIHGYNRPTFQFTFDYYYITPLWMRLQEHLIHCGQVLEECPNGCQAFIPRIRMRSHLKECPRNQHNLSNQQRMSVSMDRLDRQSDQRLLVIEQDVGTIRSVLNEEIRQRLHLITDVGNIRKQNQVVEDWTRETEKAMDDLRRQMEEETNRKAFAIEQNQLDVQYCCDITQSLKEQVESRLDEAQKLVNQLSADVTYHQNQLNDNILKLEELIFENERLNREKFFQIEEFLQQINEDIKTKLGNSDYVTSKQATLDYEVKNVKNIVCETEERCDKLDRALHQTMQNISDLETQMAMQQRIASVQNIRGHLIWRIKDYSKKLEESKQYDTILHSAMFSNKAFGYALRLDIYLNGKGTWKGRNMIACLNVLSGEYDPLLAWPCRLQAEIIIRDQCTNVADAEDYVKTIFVRKKSDDFIQSNQYFHIPHKVITSRNYLRNDSMFIEVRVLK from the exons ATGGTTCGATGCCCAGACATTCACGGTTATAATCGTCCAACTTTTCAGTTCACCTTTGATTACTATTACATTACTCCTCTTTGGATGCGACTGCAGGAACACCTGATCCACTGCGGCCAGGTGCTGGAGGAGTGTCCCAACGGCTGTCAGGCCTTCATTCCACGCATCCGTATGCGATCCCATCTGAAGGAGTGTCCACGCAACCAGCACAATCTGAGCAATCAGCAACGCATGAGTGTCAGCATGGATCGCCTGGATAGGCAGTCGGATCAGCGTCTCCTGGTCATTGAACAGGACGTGGGCACCATTCGGTCCGTTCTCAACGAGGAGATACGACAGCGTTTGCATCTCATTACCGATGTGGGCAACATACGGAAGCAGAACCAGGTCGTCGAGGACTGGACCCGCGAAACCGAGAAGGCAATGGACGATCTGCGTCGCCAGATGGAGGAGGAAACCAATCGGAAGGCATTCGCCATCGAACAGAACCAGCTGGATGTCCAGTACTGCTGTGATATCACACAG TCCTTGAAAGAGCAAGTGGAGTCCAGGCTGGATGAGGCCCAAAAGCTGGTCAATCAGCTCTCGGCGGACGTGACCTATCACCAGAATCAGCTAAACGACAATATCCTAAAGCTGGAGGAGCTGATCTTTGAGAACGAGCGGCTCAACAGGGAGAAGTTCTTTCAGATCGAGGAGTTTCTGCAGCAGATCAATGAGGACATCAAAACAAAGCTGGGCAACAGTGACTATGTGACGTCAAAGCAGGCCACATTGGACTATGAGGTGAAGAATGTGAAGAACATTGTGTGCGAAACGGAGGAACGTTGCGATAAATTGGATCGAGCACTTCACCAGACCATGCAGAATATATCGGATTTGGAGACCCAAATGGCCATGCAGCAGCGGATTGCCAGTGTCCAGAATATAAGGG GACACTTGATTTGGCGCATCAAGGATTACTCGAAAAAACTGGAAGAGTCCAAGCAGTACGACACCATCCTCCATAGCGCCATGTTCTCCAATAAAGCCTTTGGCTATGCTCTACGG CTGGATATATACTTGAATGGCAAGGGCACCTGGAAGGGCAGGAACATGATCGCCTGCTTGAACGTTCTATCCGGAGAGTACGATCCCCTTCTGGCCTGGCCATGCCGCCTTCAGGCCGAGATCATCATCCGGGATCAGTGCACGAATGTGGCAGATGCCGAGGATTATGTGAAGACCATCTTTGTGCGCAAGAAGAGCGATGATTTTATCCAAAGCAACCAGTACTTCCATATACCACACAAGGTAATCACCAGTCGCAACTATCTTCGCAACGATTCCATGTTCATCGAGGTTCGAGTTCTAAAATAA
- the Traf-like gene encoding TNF-receptor-associated factor-like, isoform E: MRSHLKECPRNQHNLSNQQRMSVSMDRLDRQSDQRLLVIEQDVGTIRSVLNEEIRQRLHLITDVGNIRKQNQVVEDWTRETEKAMDDLRRQMEEETNRKAFAIEQNQLDVQYCCDITQSLKEQVESRLDEAQKLVNQLSADVTYHQNQLNDNILKLEELIFENERLNREKFFQIEEFLQQINEDIKTKLGNSDYVTSKQATLDYEVKNVKNIVCETEERCDKLDRALHQTMQNISDLETQMAMQQRIASVQNIRGHLIWRIKDYSKKLEESKQYDTILHSAMFSNKAFGYALRLDIYLNGKGTWKGRNMIACLNVLSGEYDPLLAWPCRLQAEIIIRDQCTNVADAEDYVKTIFVRKKSDDFIQSNQYFHIPHKVITSRNYLRNDSMFIEVRVLK, translated from the exons ATGCGATCCCATCTGAAGGAGTGTCCACGCAACCAGCACAATCTGAGCAATCAGCAACGCATGAGTGTCAGCATGGATCGCCTGGATAGGCAGTCGGATCAGCGTCTCCTGGTCATTGAACAGGACGTGGGCACCATTCGGTCCGTTCTCAACGAGGAGATACGACAGCGTTTGCATCTCATTACCGATGTGGGCAACATACGGAAGCAGAACCAGGTCGTCGAGGACTGGACCCGCGAAACCGAGAAGGCAATGGACGATCTGCGTCGCCAGATGGAGGAGGAAACCAATCGGAAGGCATTCGCCATCGAACAGAACCAGCTGGATGTCCAGTACTGCTGTGATATCACACAG TCCTTGAAAGAGCAAGTGGAGTCCAGGCTGGATGAGGCCCAAAAGCTGGTCAATCAGCTCTCGGCGGACGTGACCTATCACCAGAATCAGCTAAACGACAATATCCTAAAGCTGGAGGAGCTGATCTTTGAGAACGAGCGGCTCAACAGGGAGAAGTTCTTTCAGATCGAGGAGTTTCTGCAGCAGATCAATGAGGACATCAAAACAAAGCTGGGCAACAGTGACTATGTGACGTCAAAGCAGGCCACATTGGACTATGAGGTGAAGAATGTGAAGAACATTGTGTGCGAAACGGAGGAACGTTGCGATAAATTGGATCGAGCACTTCACCAGACCATGCAGAATATATCGGATTTGGAGACCCAAATGGCCATGCAGCAGCGGATTGCCAGTGTCCAGAATATAAGGG GACACTTGATTTGGCGCATCAAGGATTACTCGAAAAAACTGGAAGAGTCCAAGCAGTACGACACCATCCTCCATAGCGCCATGTTCTCCAATAAAGCCTTTGGCTATGCTCTACGG CTGGATATATACTTGAATGGCAAGGGCACCTGGAAGGGCAGGAACATGATCGCCTGCTTGAACGTTCTATCCGGAGAGTACGATCCCCTTCTGGCCTGGCCATGCCGCCTTCAGGCCGAGATCATCATCCGGGATCAGTGCACGAATGTGGCAGATGCCGAGGATTATGTGAAGACCATCTTTGTGCGCAAGAAGAGCGATGATTTTATCCAAAGCAACCAGTACTTCCATATACCACACAAGGTAATCACCAGTCGCAACTATCTTCGCAACGATTCCATGTTCATCGAGGTTCGAGTTCTAAAATAA